GTCTAAGAAATTAAGCATCTCTGTTTAAGCGGCGTTTCCCAGGGCAGTAGAATCCGGACGGATGTAACACCTGCATCGACTAAAAATAGTCACAAGGTTGCATCACCACCCGAACTCCAGAAATTAACTTCTAACTTTGGGAGTCAGAAGCCATTAAAGTTCGCAGGGTGTAAATAAGAAGCGTTGCTTTAAAGGTCAGAAATCCGAGAAAAACGGGCAGTACTTGTAGCTGTTCCCATTGGGTGGCAAACACCATCACCCCAATGAAGACCGCTATGTGGGACTTGCCGCCGCCCCCTGAATCAGTTCCTAGCTGCTCAACATTTTTAGCCAGAAGCCTTAGATAGGCCACCCCCGTCACACCACCGAGCAAATAGTTCAGGGCGATATTGAGGTCGTAGATAATCCACACACAGGGAAAGATGATTGCCGTCAGACCGAGCGTAATCAATAACAACTCCTTGCGAAGTTGGTAAAAATCCGCCATCGAATCCGAAGATGATGGGGATGTGGCTACGGGTTCTGCGGTGATCTCCTCCATGTCAATCGGGCTTATCCAAGGGTTGCGAAACTCGTAAATGGCCAACTAGAAGGC
The nucleotide sequence above comes from Romeriopsis navalis LEGE 11480. Encoded proteins:
- a CDS encoding ATP synthase subunit I, whose product is MAIYEFRNPWISPIDMEEITAEPVATSPSSSDSMADFYQLRKELLLITLGLTAIIFPCVWIIYDLNIALNYLLGGVTGVAYLRLLAKNVEQLGTDSGGGGKSHIAVFIGVMVFATQWEQLQVLPVFLGFLTFKATLLIYTLRTLMASDSQS